One window of the Silurus meridionalis isolate SWU-2019-XX chromosome 24, ASM1480568v1, whole genome shotgun sequence genome contains the following:
- the LOC124378625 gene encoding verrucotoxin subunit beta-like: MDSTCMEIAALGRPLYPGMLYDCRRDSFIPGVTLWDKKALLDDLDVRQQPRTHLKFAASDTLSDKANLLDISGSLKASFLCGLVEVGGSAKYLCDNKSSAHQSRVTMQYSQTTCFEQLTMKELGHITYPQVFEQKTATHVVTAVLYGAHAFMVFDHTSAENENKQNVEGNLYAVVKKLPNMSIEGEASLKMTEEEKKVAENISVTFYGDFELEESPTTYKEALDVYKKLPFLIKKQQNKGIPLTVWLFPLKLMDSNAAKLLKEISMSLVHKTEKVLEEMGEVERRCNDLIKKQMTDKFPDVKARLVRFQDVHIGYKIAFQKALVTVLSDIRGGTQEDKALGDILSIHYTSPFTADKMNQWLDFMMTELSILSSSVLKELKVVTSLGLLNTIILDHMVDVVVCLAFTSLKYEDSYLAATEVFLNHGGFTKPEQTQKKPFSLQDAQFWFSSPDISKRIRQNLSLFTAFSNANKNDNKVKFIIASISDSNNPGISIRLYQEGRLTDPNFQPVSKPPKPVLETSDEKVTLKFSKSTTGETVRFRVEYRTTPPTDSATDVDAWKVIDTSDAQTSFTLTELTPGEQYWVRYKAVSDVGVSEASDSVPFTFHGKLTIVMKGQSWNLFMPSHLNELRTEIMTSMGMSRWSLSTIKSEITNVVSSPDIPYKYAISGGLRPGMAFYVQGVVSGQTFMMDFLTNEESCDDIAFHLRHELKALTCCDSFRHGRWEKEEQTSKIKLFEGSAFDIFIVIKTEGYEVYLNGNRCYLFKHRMSLEKVNALKIDKDVIINTVGVVKNLTTSTFIKELNSGISRTKLSDIQYDIPHPVSSPIKAYSGPIPGGLRAGVALFFQGVVASDCDRFEINLHTGANNQDIAFHFNPRMDSVVLNSYTMGKWDDQIDRPGGPFVRGGAFDIIMFVNPENYEV, translated from the exons ATGGATTCCACATGTATGGAAATAGCAGCCCTGGGAAGACCTCTGTATCCCGGCATGCTGTACGATTGCCGCAGGGATTCCTTCATTCCAG GAGTTACTTTATGGGATAAAAAGGCATTGCTTGATGACCTTGATGTGCGTCAGCAGCCTAGAACACATTTAAAGTTTGCTGCCTCTGATACTCTCAGTGATAAAGCGAACCTCCTAGATATAAGTGGTTCACTTAAAGCAAGTTTCTTATGTGGGTTGGTGGAGGTTGGAGGATCAGCAAAGTACCTGTGTGATAACAAATCCTCAGCACATCAGTCAAGAGTTACCATGCAGTACAGCCAGACGACATGTTTCGAACAACTCACTATGAAGGAACTTGGGCATATCACCTATCCACAAGTATTTGAGCAGAAAACAGCCACTCATGTAGTTACAGCTGTATTGTATGGAGCTCACGCTTTTATGGTGTTTGATCATACAAGTGCAGAAAATGAGAACAAACAGAATGTTGAAGGAAACCTTTATGCAGTGGTCAAGAAGCTTCCTAACATGTCCATAGAGGGGGAAGCATCCCTGAAGATgactgaagaagaaaagaaagtggCTGAGAATATCAGCGTCACATTTTATGGTGACTTTGAACTTGAAGAAAGTCCGACCACATACAAGGAGGCATTGGACGTGTACAAGAAGTTGCCCTTTCTGataaagaaacaacaaaataaaggcATACCTCTGACTGTGTGGCTGTTTCCTCTCAAACTTATGGATAGTAACGCTGCAAAGTTGTTGAAAGAAATCAGCATGAGTCTGGtgcataaaacagaaaaagtgcTGGAAGAGATGGGAGAAGTAGAGAGAAGATGCAatgatttgattaaaaaacaaatgacagaTAAGTTTCCTGATGTAAAAGCCAGACTGGTAAGGTTTCAGGATGTTCATATTGGTTATAAGATAGCATTCCAGAAGGCACTGGTCACTGTTTTGTCAGATATTCGGGGTGGAACACAGGAGGACAAGGCACTGGGGGACATACTGAGCATCCACTACACATCACCTTTTACAGCAGACAAAATGAATCAGTGGTTAGATTTCATGATGACTGAATTGAGTATACTGAGTTCCAGTGTGCTGAAGGAGCTTAAAGTTGTGACATCATTGGGTTTGTTAAATACCATAATTTTGGATCATATGGTAGATGTGGTGGTATGTTTGGCTTTTACATCTCTAAAGTATGAAGACTCCTACCTGGCAGCAACAGAAGTCTTTCTGAATCATGGAGGGTTTACAAAACCTGAGCAAACACAAAAGAAACCTTTCTCTCTCCAAGACGCACAGTTTTGGTTCAGTTCTCCTGACATTTCCAAGCGCATAAGGCagaatctttctctctttactgCATTTTCAAATGCCaataaaaatgacaacaaaGTCAAATTCATCATTGCCTCCATATCTGACTCCAACAATCCAGGAATCTCCATCCGACTTTATCAGGAGGGCAGGCTAACAGATCCTAATTTCCAGCCTGTATCCAAACCACCCAAACCTGTGCTGGAGACCAGTGATGAAAAAGTCACTCTGAAGTTTTCAAAATCCACAACTGGAGAGACGGTACGGTTTAGAGTTGAGTATAGGACGACACCGCCAACTGATTCAGCAACTGATGTTGACGCATGGAAAGTCATAGACACTTCAGATGCACAGACCAGCTTCACACTGACTGAACTAACGCCAGGAGAACAATACTGGGTCCGATACAAAGCTGTTAGTGATGTGGGAGTGAGTGAAGCCAGCGACTCTGTCCCCTTCACCTTTCATGGAAAGCTCACCATAGTCATGAAGGGCCAGTCATGG AATCTTTTCATGCCTTCCCACTTAAATGAATTAAGGACAGAAATAATGACCAGTATGGGAATGTCACGATGGTCTCTCTCTACTATCAAGTCAGAGATTACAAATGTTGTCAGCAGTCCC GACATTCCTTACAAATATGCAATTTCTGGAGGGCTGAGACCAGGCATGGCTTTTTACGTCCAAGGAGTTGTTTCTGGTCAAAC GTTTATGATGGATTTTCTGACAAACGAGGAGTCTTGTGATGACATCGCTTTTCATTTAAGGCATGAGCTCAAAGCCTTGACGTGCTGTGACAGTTTTAGGCATGGAAGGTGGGAGAAAGAAGAACAGACATCTAAAATTAAACTTTTTGAAGGATCAGCATTTGACATCTTCATTGTGATCAAAACAGAAGGCTATGAG GTATATTTAAATGGAAATAGATGTTACCTGTTCAAGCACCGCATGTCACTGGAAAAAGTCAATGCACTTAAAATTGATAAAGATGTCATAATTAACACTGTTGGTGTTGTCAAG AACTTGACCACATCTACATTTATTAAAGAACTAAACTCAGGCATCTCACGCACAAAACTATCAGACATCCAGTATGATATACCACATCCAGTCAGCAGCCCG ATCAAAGCATATTCTGGACCAATCCCCGGAGGCCTGAGAGCTGGTGTTGCTTTGTTCTTCCAAGGGGTTGTTGCTTCAGATTGTGATCG CTTTGAGATAAATTTGCACACTGGGGCAAATAATCAAGACATTGCATTCCACTTCAACCCCCGCATGGACTCTGTGGTCCTTAACAGCTACACAATGGGGAAATGGGACGATCAAATTGATAGACCAGGAGGCCCATTTGTCAGAGGAGGAGCCTTTGATATCATCATGTTTGTTAACCCAGAAAACTATGAGGtttga